TGTTACTTTGTATTATTACAATCCTAATTTGCAAAATACTACGGATATGGAGGAGTATTTTGGAAGTTTATCTAAACTTTATGATAAAAATATCCAGATTATCAGTAAAAATGATGAAAATCCTATTTTATCTTTATCCTACCGCGCAGATTTATTACAGTTTGTGAGTTTTGAAAAAGGGCTTTTAGATGGAGAATTTAGCAAGAGTTTAAGTACCAATCTTAATAGGCATTATTCTAAAATGAGGCAACATTATCAACTTTTCATACCTGTAGAATGAAAATCATTTAAGGCTTGCAATAAAGCGCTGTTTTTTGCGAGCTTATTTTTAGTGTTTCAAAAAAGATTTTTATTTTAAATTTTCTTAGTTTTATAACCTAGAACTAAGAAAATGATTAGCCCTAATTTGCTAGAATAGATTTAATTTCAAAATAAAAGTAGAACAATGCAAATAAATGTAGATTTAAAAGAAAATGCCTATAAGGTTTATATAGATGAGTTGGATAGTTTAGAATTAGATACTAAGGTTTTTATACTTTCAAATCCTAAAATTTCAGGACTTCATTTAAAAACATTATTGTCTAAAATTAAAGCTAAAGAGCTTTTTATAGCGACGATAGAAGATGGTGAAGAATATAAAAATTTAGTTACTTTGGAAAAAATTTTAAACCAAATGTTTAATTCTAAACTCAACCGAAAAAGTATACTGATAAGCTTTGGTGGTGGAGTGATTAGCGATATGGGTGGATTTGCCGCAAGCATTTACCAAAGAGGAATTGATTTTATCAATATCCCTACTACGCTTTTAGCTTGTGTAGATGCTGCAGTAGGTGGCAAAACAGGGGTAAATAATGCTTTTGGGAAAAATTTAATAGGCACATTTTATCAACCTAAAGCTGTGTATTGTGAAAGTGAATTTTTAAGAACTTTAGGTAGAAGAGAATTAGCCGCAGGGATGGCTGAATTTATCAAAATGGCTGCAATGTTTGATAAAGATTTGCTTGGATTTATAGAAGCGATTGATGAAGAAAGTTTTTTAAATGCGACTTGCGAAAACGAAATTTTTACTCAAATCATTTCTAAAAGCGTGGAGCTTAAGGCAAGAGTTGTGGAGTGTGATGAAAAAGAGTCGGGCTTAAGAATGCTTTTAAATTATGGCCATACTTTTGCTCATGTGATAGAGAATTTTACAGACTATAAGCAATATTTACATGGCGAAGCAGTGGCTATTGGGATGAATATGGCAAATCGCTTGGCTTTAAAATTAGGATTGCTAAACAAAGAAGAATGTGAAAGAATAGAGAAAATTTTACTTCAATTTAATTTACCAACGCATTATAAAATCGAAAATATCAACGAGTTTTATGAAGCTTTTTTCATGGATAAAAAAAGCTCTAATCAAAAATTAAATTTCATTCTTGCAAATTCTTTAGGCAAGGGGATGATAAAAGATGATATTGCTAAAGAAGTGGTATTGGAAACTTTGAAAGAATTTCAATGAGAAAAATCCTTCTTTTGCTCTGTTTTAGTCTTTTTGCTTTTGCTGATATAAATCGCACTATTATTAATAATATTAATGAAAAAATAAGCAATTTAGACACTGTTATTGGAGCCAGTATTTGGGATGTACGCTATGAAAATTTTATCAAATACCAAGATATAAATGATGAGCTTATTATTTTAAAACTAGAATTAAAAAAAATAGAAGATGCGCATTTGCAAGATGAATTAAAACGAAAAATAGCAACTTTAGAAGAACAGCTCAATGTGCTTAAAGAATATAAAGAATTAAATTTTGCTCATAGTCTTAGTGCGCCTGAAGATATAGAAACTTTATCTAAACTTACTAATCCTTTGGCGATTATCGGAGCTTTTTCTCATATTAAAAAATTAAGAGGAGAAAAAGAAGAATATGCTTTTAAATTTAATGATTTTAAGAATTTGGTAGAAAAAATTAGAGAAAAGAATTTAGAGCTTAAAGAATTAGTCAATCTTGAATCAAATATCGAAAATATAGAAGCATTAAAAGCATCAGATAAAAAACTTGAAGAGTTTGATCAAGCTTTAAAATTTGCTAGCGTTTCTTATTCTGTCTATGAAAAAAAGATTGATGATGAAATCACAAGAGTAAGTGCTGAAATCAAAGCGCAAGGTTTAAGAGCGATTAATATAGTCGTAGCTATTGTTATTGTTGTAGCTATTGCTTTTATGTTAAAATTTGTTGCTAAAAAATACATAAAAGATAATGAAAGATATTATACAGCAACAAAGATTATCAATTTTATCAATCTTAATATCATTTTTCTTATTTTGCTTTTTGCCTATATAGAAAATATAACTTATCTTGTTACTATACTTGGTTTTGCATCGGCGGGCTTGGCTATTGCCATGAAGGATATGTTTATGTCTATGCTTGGATGGTGTGTGATTGTTTTTGGTGGAAGCTTTAGAGTTGGAGATCGTGTGAAAGTTTTTCAAAATGATACTACTTATGTGGGCGATATTATAGATATTTCTTTTTTGCGTATCACTTTATATGAAGATATTACACTTGAAACTTATAGTAAAAATCGTAGAGCAGGGCGTATTGTTTTCATACCTAATAATTATGTTTTTACAAATCTAATTTCTAATTATACTCATCATGGCATGAAAACGATTTTAGATGGTATAGATATTAGTGTTACTTTTGATTCCAATGTAGAAAAAGCGCAAGCTATAGTTGAAGAAATTGTCAACCGCCTAGCAAAGGGTTATACTGAACTAGCTAAAAAAACAATGAAAAGACTGCAAAATGAATACAGCATAAGAAATCCTAAAGTAGAGCCTAGATTTTTCGTCTTTTTTGAACACTGGGGGATGAGAATATCTGCTTGGTATATGACAAATTCCTATGCAGCATTAATACTTCGAAGCGCTATTAGCAAAGAGATTATCAAAGAATTTAACAAGCATGAGGATATTAAAATAGCTTACCCATCTCAAAATTTATATTTAGGAAATTTAAATCAAGCCCCTTTTGGGACTCATTATAATTCTACGCATTTTCATACAAAGGATAGTAATTGAAAGAAAAAGTTTTTTTTAAAACCTTTGGATGTCGCACTAATATATACGATACAGAACTTTTAAAAAGCTATGTAAAAGATTATGAAATCGTAAATGATGAAGAAAAAGCACAAATCATCGTAGTAAATTCTTGTACCGTTACTAATGGTGCAGATAGTGGGATAAAATCTTATATTAACTCCATGCAAAAAAAGGGCATTAGGGTTATACTTACGGGTTGTGGTGCTGTGAGTAAAGGTAAAGAGCTTTTGGATAAAAAACAGATTTTTGGTGTGCTTGGAGCATCGAACAAGGATAAAATCAATGAATTTTTGGGTTTAAAAACAAGTTTCTATGAACTTGGAAATTTAAATTTTATCGATAAAGATATAGTTTGTGAGTATGAAAATCACACCAAAGCCTTTGTTAAAATTCAAGAAGGCTGTGATTTTGCTTGTTCTTATTGTATTATCCCTAGTGTGCGCGGAAAATCAAGAAGTGTTGATGAGAAGGCTTTGTTAAAGCAGGTTGAAATTTTAGGAGCAAATGGCTATAGCGAAGTGGTTTTAACAGGAACAAATATAGGCTCATATGGACTTAAAAATG
The window above is part of the Campylobacter coli genome. Proteins encoded here:
- the aroB gene encoding 3-dehydroquinate synthase, producing MQINVDLKENAYKVYIDELDSLELDTKVFILSNPKISGLHLKTLLSKIKAKELFIATIEDGEEYKNLVTLEKILNQMFNSKLNRKSILISFGGGVISDMGGFAASIYQRGIDFINIPTTLLACVDAAVGGKTGVNNAFGKNLIGTFYQPKAVYCESEFLRTLGRRELAAGMAEFIKMAAMFDKDLLGFIEAIDEESFLNATCENEIFTQIISKSVELKARVVECDEKESGLRMLLNYGHTFAHVIENFTDYKQYLHGEAVAIGMNMANRLALKLGLLNKEECERIEKILLQFNLPTHYKIENINEFYEAFFMDKKSSNQKLNFILANSLGKGMIKDDIAKEVVLETLKEFQ
- a CDS encoding mechanosensitive ion channel domain-containing protein — protein: MRKILLLLCFSLFAFADINRTIINNINEKISNLDTVIGASIWDVRYENFIKYQDINDELIILKLELKKIEDAHLQDELKRKIATLEEQLNVLKEYKELNFAHSLSAPEDIETLSKLTNPLAIIGAFSHIKKLRGEKEEYAFKFNDFKNLVEKIREKNLELKELVNLESNIENIEALKASDKKLEEFDQALKFASVSYSVYEKKIDDEITRVSAEIKAQGLRAINIVVAIVIVVAIAFMLKFVAKKYIKDNERYYTATKIINFINLNIIFLILLFAYIENITYLVTILGFASAGLAIAMKDMFMSMLGWCVIVFGGSFRVGDRVKVFQNDTTYVGDIIDISFLRITLYEDITLETYSKNRRAGRIVFIPNNYVFTNLISNYTHHGMKTILDGIDISVTFDSNVEKAQAIVEEIVNRLAKGYTELAKKTMKRLQNEYSIRNPKVEPRFFVFFEHWGMRISAWYMTNSYAALILRSAISKEIIKEFNKHEDIKIAYPSQNLYLGNLNQAPFGTHYNSTHFHTKDSN